From Kogia breviceps isolate mKogBre1 chromosome 2, mKogBre1 haplotype 1, whole genome shotgun sequence, one genomic window encodes:
- the FAS gene encoding tumor necrosis factor receptor superfamily member 6 isoform X1 codes for MSKIWVLWPLIFTSIAGPLSKGDNAHVADSNSEMLKLSKNITKRESCDEGLYREHGFCCQPCPPGKRKNDGCKIDGGEPECVLCAEGEEYTDKNHHSYNCRRCRVCDGEHGLEVEKNCTRTQNTKCRCKPNFFCNVSLCEHCNPCTTCEHGIIEKCTPTSNTKCREVFQTTGLRSNLHSLWALLILIPISALIYREVKRQRRNRKNGHQKSIASNTEMMPVNVTDIDLVKHIISIAEQMKITEVKEFVRKNGMEETKIDEIKHDNPQDTAEQKVQLLRNWYQSHGKKDAYCTLIKSLRKAKLHALAEKIQDIVQKDITSEHENANLQNENESLA; via the exons ATGTCCAAGATCTGGGTTCTCTGGCCACTG ataTTTACCTCCATTGCTGGACCATTGTCTAAAGGTGATAATGCTCATGTGGCTGATAGCAACTCTGAGATGCTGAAATTGAGTAAGAATATTACTAAAAGGGAGAGCTGCGATGAAGGCCTGTATCGTGAGCACGGATTTTGTTGTCAGCCGTGTCCTCCTG GCAAACGGAAAAATGACGGTTGCAAAATTGATGGAGGTGAGCCAGAATGTGTGCTCTGTGCAGAGGGGGAGGAGTACACAGACAAGAACCATCATTCTTATAACTGCAGAAGATGTAGAGTTTGTGATGGAGAACATG GCCTAGAAGTGGAAAAAAACTGTACCCGGACCCAGAATACCAAGTGCAGATGTAAACCAAACTTTTTTTGTAACGTATCTCTGTGCGAACACTGTAACCCTTGTACCAC gtGTGAACATGGAATCATTGAGAAATGCACACCAACCAGCAATACCAAATGCAGAGAag TGTTCCAAACTACAGGACTCAGATCTAACTTACACAGTTTATGGGCCCTCCTGATCCTCATTCCAATATCTGCACTAATATACAGGG AGGTGAAAAGACAGCGCAGGAATAGAAAGAATGGTCACCAGAAATCTATAGCCTCAAATACT gaaATGATGCCAGTGAATGTCACAG ACATTGACTTGGTAAAACATATCATTAGTATTgctgaacaaatgaaaataactgaagTTAAAGAATTTGTTCGGAAGAATGGTATGGAGGAAACTAAAATAGATGAGATCAAGCACGACAATCCCCAAGATACAGCTGAACAGAAGGTCCAACTGCTCCGTAATTGGTATCAAAGTCATGGGAAGAAAGATGCATATTGCACTTTGATTAAAAGTCTCAGAAAAGCCAAACTTCATGCTCTTGCAGAGAAAATTCAAGATATAGTCCAGAAGGACATTACTAGTGAACATGAAAATGCAAacttgcaaaatgaaaatgaaagcttgGCTTAA
- the FAS gene encoding tumor necrosis factor receptor superfamily member 6 isoform X2, with amino-acid sequence MSKIWVLWPLIFTSIAGPLSKGDNAHVADSNSEMLKLSKNITKRESCDEGLYREHGFCCQPCPPGKRKNDGCKIDGGEPECVLCAEGEEYTDKNHHSYNCRRCRVCDGEHGLEVEKNCTRTQNTKCRCKPNFFCNVSLCEHCNPCTTCEHGIIEKCTPTSNTKCREEVKRQRRNRKNGHQKSIASNTEMMPVNVTDIDLVKHIISIAEQMKITEVKEFVRKNGMEETKIDEIKHDNPQDTAEQKVQLLRNWYQSHGKKDAYCTLIKSLRKAKLHALAEKIQDIVQKDITSEHENANLQNENESLA; translated from the exons ATGTCCAAGATCTGGGTTCTCTGGCCACTG ataTTTACCTCCATTGCTGGACCATTGTCTAAAGGTGATAATGCTCATGTGGCTGATAGCAACTCTGAGATGCTGAAATTGAGTAAGAATATTACTAAAAGGGAGAGCTGCGATGAAGGCCTGTATCGTGAGCACGGATTTTGTTGTCAGCCGTGTCCTCCTG GCAAACGGAAAAATGACGGTTGCAAAATTGATGGAGGTGAGCCAGAATGTGTGCTCTGTGCAGAGGGGGAGGAGTACACAGACAAGAACCATCATTCTTATAACTGCAGAAGATGTAGAGTTTGTGATGGAGAACATG GCCTAGAAGTGGAAAAAAACTGTACCCGGACCCAGAATACCAAGTGCAGATGTAAACCAAACTTTTTTTGTAACGTATCTCTGTGCGAACACTGTAACCCTTGTACCAC gtGTGAACATGGAATCATTGAGAAATGCACACCAACCAGCAATACCAAATGCAGAGAag AGGTGAAAAGACAGCGCAGGAATAGAAAGAATGGTCACCAGAAATCTATAGCCTCAAATACT gaaATGATGCCAGTGAATGTCACAG ACATTGACTTGGTAAAACATATCATTAGTATTgctgaacaaatgaaaataactgaagTTAAAGAATTTGTTCGGAAGAATGGTATGGAGGAAACTAAAATAGATGAGATCAAGCACGACAATCCCCAAGATACAGCTGAACAGAAGGTCCAACTGCTCCGTAATTGGTATCAAAGTCATGGGAAGAAAGATGCATATTGCACTTTGATTAAAAGTCTCAGAAAAGCCAAACTTCATGCTCTTGCAGAGAAAATTCAAGATATAGTCCAGAAGGACATTACTAGTGAACATGAAAATGCAAacttgcaaaatgaaaatgaaagcttgGCTTAA
- the FAS gene encoding tumor necrosis factor receptor superfamily member 6 isoform X3, producing MLKLSKNITKRESCDEGLYREHGFCCQPCPPGKRKNDGCKIDGGEPECVLCAEGEEYTDKNHHSYNCRRCRVCDGEHGLEVEKNCTRTQNTKCRCKPNFFCNVSLCEHCNPCTTCEHGIIEKCTPTSNTKCREVFQTTGLRSNLHSLWALLILIPISALIYREVKRQRRNRKNGHQKSIASNTEMMPVNVTDIDLVKHIISIAEQMKITEVKEFVRKNGMEETKIDEIKHDNPQDTAEQKVQLLRNWYQSHGKKDAYCTLIKSLRKAKLHALAEKIQDIVQKDITSEHENANLQNENESLA from the exons ATGCTGAAATTGAGTAAGAATATTACTAAAAGGGAGAGCTGCGATGAAGGCCTGTATCGTGAGCACGGATTTTGTTGTCAGCCGTGTCCTCCTG GCAAACGGAAAAATGACGGTTGCAAAATTGATGGAGGTGAGCCAGAATGTGTGCTCTGTGCAGAGGGGGAGGAGTACACAGACAAGAACCATCATTCTTATAACTGCAGAAGATGTAGAGTTTGTGATGGAGAACATG GCCTAGAAGTGGAAAAAAACTGTACCCGGACCCAGAATACCAAGTGCAGATGTAAACCAAACTTTTTTTGTAACGTATCTCTGTGCGAACACTGTAACCCTTGTACCAC gtGTGAACATGGAATCATTGAGAAATGCACACCAACCAGCAATACCAAATGCAGAGAag TGTTCCAAACTACAGGACTCAGATCTAACTTACACAGTTTATGGGCCCTCCTGATCCTCATTCCAATATCTGCACTAATATACAGGG AGGTGAAAAGACAGCGCAGGAATAGAAAGAATGGTCACCAGAAATCTATAGCCTCAAATACT gaaATGATGCCAGTGAATGTCACAG ACATTGACTTGGTAAAACATATCATTAGTATTgctgaacaaatgaaaataactgaagTTAAAGAATTTGTTCGGAAGAATGGTATGGAGGAAACTAAAATAGATGAGATCAAGCACGACAATCCCCAAGATACAGCTGAACAGAAGGTCCAACTGCTCCGTAATTGGTATCAAAGTCATGGGAAGAAAGATGCATATTGCACTTTGATTAAAAGTCTCAGAAAAGCCAAACTTCATGCTCTTGCAGAGAAAATTCAAGATATAGTCCAGAAGGACATTACTAGTGAACATGAAAATGCAAacttgcaaaatgaaaatgaaagcttgGCTTAA